A genomic window from Dehalococcoidales bacterium includes:
- the tyrS gene encoding tyrosine--tRNA ligase: MDTIDRQVITLMQGSEFGDPQIKEMMTKELRQRLIEAKSEGRPLRVYCGYDVTAPDLHLGHTITIRKLRQFQDYGHDVTFLIGTFTTLIGDPSDRDEARAMALEELVRKNAKTYSDQAFKILDREKTSVKYNYDWLSKLTFMDVISMASCFTVQQFMVRDRIRARLDKNDPIWLREFLYPLAQGYDAVHLKADVQLGATEQLFNLMAGRRLQESFGQKPLVCLTFPVLVGTDGVNRMSKSRGNYIGIAESPENIYGKTMSIPDAIIFQYYELLTGVSPEELAEIKQQLDSGVNPMALKKRLAKTLVTQYYNEKDADAAETYFEKTVQNKELPDDITEYALQGDISLSQLLAQSGLCASRSEAVRLIKQGAVTLDGQKAADANQDVAKGVTIKVGKRRYLKTT, from the coding sequence GTGGACACCATAGATAGACAGGTCATAACCTTGATGCAGGGTTCCGAATTCGGCGACCCGCAAATCAAGGAAATGATGACCAAAGAGCTGCGGCAAAGATTGATAGAAGCCAAAAGCGAAGGCCGCCCGCTCCGCGTCTATTGCGGCTATGATGTTACCGCGCCTGACCTGCACCTGGGACACACGATTACGATACGCAAACTCCGCCAGTTCCAGGACTACGGGCACGACGTGACGTTTCTCATCGGGACTTTTACGACACTCATCGGCGACCCGAGCGACCGCGATGAAGCGCGCGCCATGGCGCTGGAGGAACTGGTCAGGAAGAACGCCAAGACCTACTCCGACCAGGCATTCAAGATACTCGACCGGGAAAAGACATCGGTAAAATATAATTACGACTGGTTGAGCAAGCTTACATTCATGGATGTTATCAGCATGGCTTCCTGTTTTACCGTGCAGCAGTTCATGGTCAGGGACAGGATACGGGCCAGGCTGGATAAAAACGACCCCATCTGGCTGCGTGAATTCCTGTACCCGCTGGCCCAGGGCTATGACGCCGTTCACCTCAAAGCGGACGTGCAGCTGGGCGCGACGGAACAGCTTTTTAACCTGATGGCCGGGCGGCGTTTACAGGAATCCTTCGGGCAAAAGCCGCTGGTCTGTCTTACCTTCCCGGTGCTGGTGGGGACGGACGGCGTTAACCGTATGAGCAAAAGCCGCGGCAACTACATCGGCATTGCCGAGTCGCCGGAAAATATCTACGGCAAGACCATGTCCATTCCGGACGCCATAATTTTTCAGTATTACGAGCTTTTGACCGGTGTCTCGCCCGAAGAACTGGCGGAAATTAAACAACAGCTGGACAGCGGCGTCAATCCCATGGCGCTGAAAAAACGCCTGGCCAAGACCCTGGTGACGCAATATTATAATGAAAAGGACGCCGATGCCGCGGAAACGTATTTTGAAAAGACGGTGCAGAACAAAGAGCTGCCGGACGACATCACGGAGTATGCCTTACAAGGCGATATTTCCCTGAGCCAGCTTCTAGCCCAGTCCGGACTGTGTGCCAGCCGCAGCGAGGCGGTACGGCTTATCAAACAGGGCGCCGTGACCCTGGACGGTCAGAAAGCGGCGGACGCCAACCAGGACGTGGCCAAAGGCGTCACCATCAAAGTAGGCAAAAGACGTTACCTGAAAACAACATAA
- a CDS encoding alanine--glyoxylate aminotransferase family protein yields the protein MTQLRVPGPTPCPPEVLKAMAWQMVNHRGPEFHQMLTDATEDLKKVFQTKSDVLMLTGSGTGGLESAVVNTLSPGDKVLSVSIGVFGDRFASIAKTFGADVVNLKVEWGKAADPDAVKKAIKDNPGVKAVLITHNETSTGVTNDLAALSKVVKDAGKLLIVDAISSLSSINLPVDKWGCDVVISGSQKGWMVPPGMAFASVSAAAWQAKAAAKMPCFYWDYARAKKNYDEKKENPWTPAISIVYALTVALKMMLAEGIENIFTRHTRIAQMVRDGIKEMGLPLFADEKYASNTVTAVGIPASLDGKKLRQVLREEYKVVLAGGQQTLDGKIFRIGHLGMVTEKDAKEVLAAIQKVLPLAGFKK from the coding sequence ATGACACAGCTGCGCGTTCCCGGCCCTACCCCCTGTCCCCCGGAAGTACTCAAAGCCATGGCCTGGCAGATGGTCAACCACCGCGGCCCGGAGTTCCACCAGATGCTCACGGACGCGACGGAGGACCTGAAAAAAGTATTCCAGACCAAGAGCGATGTCCTGATGCTCACCGGCTCCGGCACCGGCGGACTGGAGTCCGCGGTAGTGAATACGCTCTCGCCGGGAGACAAGGTGCTCTCGGTCAGCATCGGCGTCTTCGGCGACCGCTTCGCCAGCATCGCCAAGACCTTCGGGGCGGACGTCGTCAATCTCAAGGTGGAGTGGGGCAAAGCCGCCGACCCGGACGCGGTGAAGAAGGCGATTAAAGACAACCCCGGCGTTAAAGCTGTGCTTATTACCCATAATGAAACATCCACCGGCGTCACCAATGACCTGGCCGCGCTGAGCAAGGTAGTGAAAGACGCCGGCAAGCTATTAATCGTGGACGCCATCAGCAGCCTTAGCTCCATCAACCTGCCGGTGGACAAGTGGGGCTGCGACGTAGTTATCTCCGGCTCGCAGAAGGGCTGGATGGTGCCGCCCGGCATGGCTTTCGCCAGTGTCAGCGCGGCAGCGTGGCAGGCCAAGGCCGCGGCCAAGATGCCGTGCTTTTACTGGGACTATGCCCGCGCCAAGAAAAACTACGACGAGAAGAAAGAGAACCCCTGGACGCCGGCCATATCCATCGTCTATGCGCTTACGGTAGCGCTGAAGATGATGCTGGCGGAGGGCATCGAGAATATCTTCACGCGGCACACGCGGATAGCGCAGATGGTACGCGACGGCATAAAAGAGATGGGATTGCCCCTCTTCGCCGACGAAAAATACGCCTCCAACACGGTCACGGCCGTGGGAATCCCGGCCAGCCTGGACGGCAAAAAGCTGCGCCAAGTACTCCGGGAAGAATATAAAGTGGTGCTGGCCGGCGGACAGCAAACACTGGACGGCAAGATATTCCGCATCGGCCACCTGGGCATGGTGACGGAAAAAGACGCCAAAGAAGTGCTGGCGGCCATACAGAAAGTCTTACCGCTGGCCGGATTTAAAAAATAG
- a CDS encoding bifunctional riboflavin kinase/FAD synthetase: MLVEEELARFSSEEESVLTIGVFDGVHLGHRHLLAELLRQARGKKMRAGAVTFRQHPEDLLSAGKKLPFLTDIETRVKLLKAAGADYVVPLSFNEELSGLDARVFIGLLQKYLKMRGLVVGPDFALGKARKGDIETLKELGIELGFSVTIVPPLKLDGEVVSSTAIRKSLADGDMEKYRRLTGHPFILHGRVVTGAGRGEGMGFPTANLDVSQGQAVPPDGVYAGLAHINGKVFQAMTNIGRNPTFGKNERTVESFLLDYSGDLYGRELSVDFVARLRKEIKFKTIDELKYQVAEDVRQGRMILEAAKADK, from the coding sequence GTGCTGGTTGAGGAAGAGTTAGCCAGGTTCTCATCCGAAGAAGAATCCGTGCTGACTATCGGCGTTTTTGACGGGGTGCACCTCGGTCACCGGCACCTGCTCGCGGAACTGCTGCGTCAGGCCAGGGGAAAAAAAATGCGGGCCGGCGCGGTGACTTTCCGCCAGCACCCGGAAGACCTGCTTTCTGCCGGTAAAAAGCTGCCATTCCTGACGGACATCGAGACCCGGGTGAAGCTGCTTAAAGCGGCCGGGGCGGACTACGTGGTGCCTCTTTCCTTTAACGAAGAACTGTCCGGCCTGGATGCCCGCGTTTTTATCGGGCTGCTGCAAAAATACCTGAAAATGCGGGGACTGGTGGTGGGGCCGGACTTCGCCCTGGGCAAAGCCAGAAAGGGCGATATCGAGACACTCAAGGAATTGGGGATTGAGCTGGGTTTCAGCGTGACTATCGTGCCGCCGCTGAAGCTTGACGGCGAGGTGGTCAGCTCCACCGCCATCAGGAAGTCGCTGGCGGACGGGGACATGGAAAAGTACCGCCGCCTGACCGGGCATCCTTTCATCCTGCACGGCAGAGTGGTCACCGGGGCGGGGCGGGGCGAAGGGATGGGCTTTCCTACCGCCAACCTGGACGTGAGCCAGGGGCAGGCGGTGCCGCCGGACGGCGTTTATGCCGGTCTGGCCCATATCAACGGCAAGGTATTCCAGGCCATGACCAACATCGGGCGCAACCCGACCTTCGGGAAGAATGAACGCACCGTGGAGTCTTTCCTGCTCGACTACAGCGGCGACTTGTACGGGCGGGAGCTTTCCGTGGACTTCGTGGCCAGGCTGCGCAAAGAAATAAAGTTCAAGACCATCGACGAGCTGAAATATCAGGTGGCTGAAGACGTGCGGCAGGGCCGTATGATTTTAGAAGCGGCCAAGGCCGATAAATAG